The Paraburkholderia largidicola DNA segment TCGCGCAGCATCGACTGACGCGTGACGGGGGAGGTCGTCAGCGGTCCCGGCGTGAGCAGGATCGGGTCGTTTCCAGAAATCACACAGCCTCCTTCGTATGGATCGGTTGCGCCGTTGCGGGCGCATATTGCATTGCCTGTCGTATTCCCGACTGTCTTGCATATTATTGGCTATTTGTGTCATTTTGTGGAAATCGGCAGAATCTTCACGTCGATGTCACAAAAAAAGACGATCCTTGCCGTGCCCGTTCAGGCAAGGCAGCCAGCAACGCGTAATCGTCGGAGGGATGCCTTGGTGCAAACGCCGCAAAAAAAGTTGTCAGCAATCTGCAATCTGCGTGGCTTCGGCCGCGAACGTCAGGCGGACAGCGCCCCCGAAGCGCGGTCCGGACACCACCACTAACGGGTTACCCACAGGTTTTTGCCTTTCGGAGAGAACGACATGAAAAAGACGGATCACCTTCGCTCGACGGGCCGCGTTGGTCGTATTGGCCACACCGCTCGCAAGCTGCTGCCCGCGCTGGTCGCGGCGGCGGCGTTCGGCGGCGCGATGTCCGCGCACGCGGCGGGCGCGGTCGTGCTGTACACGGCTGACGGCCTCGAAAACCTGTACAAGGACGTGCTGCCCGCGTTCGAGAAGCAGGAAGGCGTGAAGGTCAACATCGTGACGGCGGGCAGCGGCGAAGTCGTGAACCGCGCGACCGTCGAAAAGGACGCGCCGAAGGCCGACGTGCTGGTCACGCTGCCGCCGTTCATCCAGACGGCAGCGCAGTCGGGCCTGCTGCAGAACTATGAGAGCGTGAACTACAAGAACGTGCCCGCCATCGCGAAGGCGTCCGATGGCGCGTGGGCCACCTTCGTGAACAACTATTTCTCGTTCGCAATCAACCCGGAAGTGGTGAAGGCCCAGCCGAAGACGTTCGCGGATCTGCTGCACCCGGACTACAGCGGCAAGGTCGCGTACTCGAACCCGGCGACGGCGGGCGACGGCATGGCCGTGATCATCCTGACCACGTCGCTGATGGGCGAAGACAAGGCGTTCGACTATCTGAAGAAGCTCGAGCAGAGCGCCAAGTTCCACACCAAGGGCACGGGCTACCTCGACGTGCTGCTCTCGCGTAACGAAATCGCGGTGGCGAACGGCGACCTGCAGATGGATCTCGACGACGCGGCCAACGGCGGCCTGTCGATCAAGCCGATCTTCCTCGCAGCCGACGCCGGCGGCCAGCCGACCACGTTCCAGCTGCCGTACGCGATCGCGCTGATCAAGAACGGCCCGAACCAGGCCGCGGGCAAGAAGCTGATCGACTATCTGATGTCGACGGAAGTGCAGTCGAAGGTGCCGGACATCTTCGGCATTCCGGGTCGCACCGACGTTCAGCTTTCCGGAAAGAACGGCACGGCCGTCAAGCAGGCGATCTCCGGCGTGAAGCTGATTCCCGTCGACTGGAACCAGGTGATGGCGAAGAAGGCTGACTGGACGGCCCGCTGGAAGAGCGAAGTGATCGGCAATTCGGGCAAGCAGCTCGAAGTCGTCAAGCCGAAGTAATCACTGCGTCTGATGGAATGCGTGGCGTGACGATCGTCACGCTGCGCAAAAAAGCATTCTGGCGCTTGCATGCGCCAATCAAAGTCGCCAACGTAGGAGGATGGACCCGGTGAATACAGTAACAACGCTGGCTGGTTCGGGCGCGCTAGACGCCACGCCACGCGCGGATGGCGTCGCGCAGACGGGCGCGCCGGGCGGCGTGCAGATCGAACATCTGACCGTGCGCTTCGGCTCGCGCACGGTGCTCGACGATCTGTCGCTGACGATCGAGCGCGGCGAACTGTTGACCGTGCTCGGCCGCAGCGGCTGCGGCAAGACGACGTTGCTGCGCTTCATTGCCGGTTTCATCGAAGCGGACGGCCTTGCAGGCACGTTGACGGTCGCGGGCCGCGACCTCACGCATGTGCCGCCGCACAAGCGCAATCTGGGCCTGCTGTTCCAGAGCTATGCGCTGTTCCCGCATTTGTCCGTGTTCGAGAACGTCGCGTTCGGTCTGCGCGCGCGCCGCATCTCGACCAAGGAAATCGCGCGTCGCGTTGCCGACGCGCTGAAGCTCGTGCAGCTCGGCGACGCCGGCCACGTGATGCCCGCGCAACTGTCGGGCGGCATGCAGCAGCGCGTGGCGCTGGCGCGTGCGCTCGTGATCGAGCCGGATGTGCTGCTGCTCGACGAACCGCTTTCCGCGCTCGACGCCAATCTGCGCGCGTCGGTGCGTTCCGAACTGAAGGCGCTGCATGAGCGCCTGCCGAATCTGACCATCGTGTGCGTGACGCACGACCAGGACGACGCGCTCGTGCTGTCCGACCGCACGCTGCTGATGCGCGAAGGCCAGATCGCGCAGCTCGGCACACCGCAGGAACTGTACGACCAGCCGAACGACGCGTTCGTCGCGCGCTATCTCGGCGCGGCCAATCTGTTGCCGCCGAGCATCGCGTTTGCGCTCGGCGACGCGCGTTACAGCGAGCGCGACCGCGTCGCGTGCCTGCGTCCTGAGGCGATGCGCATCGTGCCGCTCGGCGAAGGCCAGTTGCACGGCACGATTTCGACGGTCGAATGGTACGGCTCGGTGCTGGCCGTGCAGGTCGCCCTCGACGCGATGCCGA contains these protein-coding regions:
- the phnS gene encoding 2-aminoethylphosphonate ABC transporter substrate-binding protein → MKKTDHLRSTGRVGRIGHTARKLLPALVAAAAFGGAMSAHAAGAVVLYTADGLENLYKDVLPAFEKQEGVKVNIVTAGSGEVVNRATVEKDAPKADVLVTLPPFIQTAAQSGLLQNYESVNYKNVPAIAKASDGAWATFVNNYFSFAINPEVVKAQPKTFADLLHPDYSGKVAYSNPATAGDGMAVIILTTSLMGEDKAFDYLKKLEQSAKFHTKGTGYLDVLLSRNEIAVANGDLQMDLDDAANGGLSIKPIFLAADAGGQPTTFQLPYAIALIKNGPNQAAGKKLIDYLMSTEVQSKVPDIFGIPGRTDVQLSGKNGTAVKQAISGVKLIPVDWNQVMAKKADWTARWKSEVIGNSGKQLEVVKPK
- the phnT gene encoding 2-aminoethylphosphonate ABC transport system ATP-binding subunit PhnT, with the protein product MDPVNTVTTLAGSGALDATPRADGVAQTGAPGGVQIEHLTVRFGSRTVLDDLSLTIERGELLTVLGRSGCGKTTLLRFIAGFIEADGLAGTLTVAGRDLTHVPPHKRNLGLLFQSYALFPHLSVFENVAFGLRARRISTKEIARRVADALKLVQLGDAGHVMPAQLSGGMQQRVALARALVIEPDVLLLDEPLSALDANLRASVRSELKALHERLPNLTIVCVTHDQDDALVLSDRTLLMREGQIAQLGTPQELYDQPNDAFVARYLGAANLLPPSIAFALGDARYSERDRVACLRPEAMRIVPLGEGQLHGTISTVEWYGSVLAVQVALDAMPNEPVQVSMQRGTGVTPEKGARISLRYEADDVVLIQP